In Rhododendron vialii isolate Sample 1 chromosome 9a, ASM3025357v1, the following are encoded in one genomic region:
- the LOC131301931 gene encoding uncharacterized protein LOC131301931 isoform X3 has product MGKKSVLKKVKKLELKGTQKNQINSERIPALEEILLDVYAACHPKPIDYFNRKDLVRVFNAMAKEIYAFVSGNSDDIPVVEEFGSFLMDIFSPKSDLDLSVNFTNKDGDFPQEKKIQSLRKFAKKLYALRRKGHLSSVQPILSANVPILKIVDRGTGIECDISIENRDGILKSQIVRMISSIDGRFQKLCFLMKAWAKAHGINSSRDRTLNSLSIISLVAFHLQTRDPPILPPFSAIFEDGIDSAAVGKMINNLLDFGKMNKESLGELFITLLVKLASVEKLWPKGLCASIYEGSWIFKKWESTSKKKPDSKFGCISVEDFTDRSLNVARVVGKKQVEKINKLINRSIYYVSAFMDGQIQGSKLRALLFGSECIPALENRSTTNVDRKTVDSHLSLDPTMTKKMRTIGGWGEPERTTPFTLTKIVHWGGPPVKGWDGTIIESWKGEGLSIHLDQIQPNTVQSTIVWRGLPVEGWTGQNESIHLDQISSVVSRGVQHESMHLDQIQRKAVQSVVVWRGPPVKGWGGEHESIHLDQIQQKLVPSTAVRKGPPAKGWGGKHESIHLDQTPQKAVPSTVVWRGTPVEGWGEKHVSVHFGRVKSKGTQSIVVWGGTPVEGWGPKHVSTQLDQIQPKGLQDTEGWGGIQQATLPEPIRSNGTQSADGWGQWGGDNASCSSTKHLSVPAQKPIGIIQKSSRQEPNTRRRLRSNGYRNL; this is encoded by the exons ATGGGAAAGAAAA GTGTACTTAAGAAAGTAAAGAAGCTTGAACTGAAGGGAACACAGAAGAACCAAATCAACTCTGAACGTATTCCTGCACTCGAGGAAATCCTTCTCGATGTCTATGCAGCTTGTCATCCAAAGCCAATTGACTATTTCAATCGCAAAGATTTGGTTCGAGTCTTTAATGCAATGGCAAAGGAAATCTATG CTTTTGTTTCAGGAAATTCTGACGACATTCCTGTCGTGGAGGAATTCGGCTCTTTCTTAATGGATATCTTCAGTCCCAAAAGTGATCTGGATTTGTCTGTTAATTTTACTAACAAGGACGGCGATTTCCCCCAAGAGAAGAAGATACAAAGTCTTCGgaaatttgcaaaaaagttatATGCCCTTCGAA GGAAGGGGCATCTTTCTAGTGTGCAGCCAATCTTGTCTGCGAATGTGCCCATTCTTAAAATTGTTGATCGAGGAACTGGAATTGAATGTGACATTTCAATTGAGAATAGAGACGGAATCCTGAAATCCCAGATTGTCCGCATGATTTCCTCAATCGATGGAAGGTTTCAGAAACTATGTTTTTTG ATGAAAGCTTGGGCAAAAGCACATGGGATTAACAGCTCAAGAGATCGAACTCTGAACTCTTTATCAATAATATCATTAGTAGCTTTCCATCTTCAG ACTCGTGATCCTCCTATATTACCTCCTTTCTCTGCAATATTCGAAG ATGGGATTGATTCAGCAGCTGTGGGAAAGATGATCAATAATCTTTTGGATTTCGGAAAAATGAATAAAGAATCCCTGGGGGAGCTCTTTATTACCCTACTTGTCAAG CTTGCATCAGTGGAAAAACTTTGGCCCAAAGGCCTGTGTGCCAGCATATATGAAGGATCTTGGATATTCAAAAAATGGGAGTcaacatcaaaaaagaaaccGGATTCTAAATTCGGCTGCATAAGT GTTGAGGATTTCACTGATCGATCTCTTAATGTTGCCCGAGTAGTAGGGAAAAAGCAAGTAGAAAAGATCAATAAGTTAATCAATCGTTCCATATATTATGTCTCTGCATTCATGGATGGCCAGATCCAAGGAAGCAAGTTAAGGGCACTGTTATTTGGTAGTGAATGTATACCCGCTCTAGAAAACAGAAGTACCACAAACGTTGACAGAAAAACAGTTGATTCTCATCTTTCTCTTGATCCTACCATGACAAAAAAGATGCGAACTATAGGAGGTTGGGGGGAACCAGAGAGAACTACTCCTTTTACCCTGACAAAAATTGTGCATTGGGGAGGACCACCCGTGAAAGGTTGGGATGGAACGATTATTGAAAGTTGGAAAGGAGAAGGTTTGTCCATTCACCTCGACCAAATTCAACCGAACACAGTGCAATCGACCATAGTTTGGAGAGGACTACCTGTGGAAGGTTGGACAGGACAAAATGAGTCTATTCACCTCGACCAAATATCTTCTGTAGTTTCGAGGGGAGTACAACATGAGTCTATGCACCTCGACCAAATTCAGCGGAAAGCGGTGCAATCTGTAGTAGTTTGGAGAGGACCACCTGTGAAAGGTTGGGGAGGAGAACATGAGTCTATTCACCTTGACCAAATTCAACAAAAACTGGTGCCATCTACAGCAGTTCGTAAAGGACCACCTGCGAAAGGTTGGGGAGGAAAACATGAGTCTATTCACCTCGACCAAACTCCACAAAAAGCGGTGCCATCTACGGTAGTTTGGAGAGGAACACCTGTGGAAG GTTGGGGAGAAAAACATGTGTCTGTTCACTTCGGTCGAGTAAAATCAAAGGGGACGCAATCTATTGTAGTTTGGGGAGGAACACCTGTGGAAGGTTGGGGACCAAAACATGTATCTACTCAACTCGACCAAATTCAACCAAAAGGGTTGCAAGATACTGAAGGTTGGGGAGGAATACAGCAGGCTACTCTTCCTGAACCCATCCGATCAAACGGAACGCAATCTGCAGATGGTTGGGGACAATGGGGAG GTGACAATGCGTCTTGTTCTTCTACGAAACATCTTTCTGTTCCAGCTCAGAAGCCGATTGGTATTATTCAGAAGTCTTCTCGACAAGAGCCAAACACCAGGCGGCGTCTGCGTTCCAATGGGTATAGAAATTTGTAG
- the LOC131301931 gene encoding uncharacterized protein LOC131301931 isoform X2, whose amino-acid sequence MGKKSVLKKVKKLELKGTQKNQINSERIPALEEILLDVYAACHPKPIDYFNRKDLVRVFNAMAKEIYGNSDDIPVVEEFGSFLMDIFSPKSDLDLSVNFTNKDGDFPQEKKIQSLRKFAKKLYALRRKGHLSSVQPILSANVPILKIVDRGTGIECDISIENRDGILKSQIVRMISSIDGRFQKLCFLMKAWAKAHGINSSRDRTLNSLSIISLVAFHLQTRDPPILPPFSAIFEDGIDSAAVGKMINNLLDFGKMNKESLGELFITLLVKLASVEKLWPKGLCASIYEGSWIFKKWESTSKKKPDSKFGCISVEDFTDRSLNVARVVGKKQVEKINKLINRSIYYVSAFMDGQIQGSKLRALLFGSECIPALENRSTTNVDRKTVDSHLSLDPTMTKKMRTIGGWGEPERTTPFTLTKIVHWGGPPVKGWDGTIIESWKGEGLSIHLDQIQPNTVQSTIVWRGLPVEGWTGQNESIHLDQISSVVSRGVQHESMHLDQIQRKAVQSVVVWRGPPVKGWGGEHESIHLDQIQQKLVPSTAVRKGPPAKGWGGKHESIHLDQTPQKAVPSTVVWRGTPVEGWGEKHVSVEGWGEKHVSVHFGRVKSKGTQSIVVWGGTPVEGWGPKHVSTQLDQIQPKGLQDTEGWGGIQQATLPEPIRSNGTQSADGWGQWGGDNASCSSTKHLSVPAQKPIGIIQKSSRQEPNTRRRLRSNGYRNL is encoded by the exons ATGGGAAAGAAAA GTGTACTTAAGAAAGTAAAGAAGCTTGAACTGAAGGGAACACAGAAGAACCAAATCAACTCTGAACGTATTCCTGCACTCGAGGAAATCCTTCTCGATGTCTATGCAGCTTGTCATCCAAAGCCAATTGACTATTTCAATCGCAAAGATTTGGTTCGAGTCTTTAATGCAATGGCAAAGGAAATCTATG GAAATTCTGACGACATTCCTGTCGTGGAGGAATTCGGCTCTTTCTTAATGGATATCTTCAGTCCCAAAAGTGATCTGGATTTGTCTGTTAATTTTACTAACAAGGACGGCGATTTCCCCCAAGAGAAGAAGATACAAAGTCTTCGgaaatttgcaaaaaagttatATGCCCTTCGAA GGAAGGGGCATCTTTCTAGTGTGCAGCCAATCTTGTCTGCGAATGTGCCCATTCTTAAAATTGTTGATCGAGGAACTGGAATTGAATGTGACATTTCAATTGAGAATAGAGACGGAATCCTGAAATCCCAGATTGTCCGCATGATTTCCTCAATCGATGGAAGGTTTCAGAAACTATGTTTTTTG ATGAAAGCTTGGGCAAAAGCACATGGGATTAACAGCTCAAGAGATCGAACTCTGAACTCTTTATCAATAATATCATTAGTAGCTTTCCATCTTCAG ACTCGTGATCCTCCTATATTACCTCCTTTCTCTGCAATATTCGAAG ATGGGATTGATTCAGCAGCTGTGGGAAAGATGATCAATAATCTTTTGGATTTCGGAAAAATGAATAAAGAATCCCTGGGGGAGCTCTTTATTACCCTACTTGTCAAG CTTGCATCAGTGGAAAAACTTTGGCCCAAAGGCCTGTGTGCCAGCATATATGAAGGATCTTGGATATTCAAAAAATGGGAGTcaacatcaaaaaagaaaccGGATTCTAAATTCGGCTGCATAAGT GTTGAGGATTTCACTGATCGATCTCTTAATGTTGCCCGAGTAGTAGGGAAAAAGCAAGTAGAAAAGATCAATAAGTTAATCAATCGTTCCATATATTATGTCTCTGCATTCATGGATGGCCAGATCCAAGGAAGCAAGTTAAGGGCACTGTTATTTGGTAGTGAATGTATACCCGCTCTAGAAAACAGAAGTACCACAAACGTTGACAGAAAAACAGTTGATTCTCATCTTTCTCTTGATCCTACCATGACAAAAAAGATGCGAACTATAGGAGGTTGGGGGGAACCAGAGAGAACTACTCCTTTTACCCTGACAAAAATTGTGCATTGGGGAGGACCACCCGTGAAAGGTTGGGATGGAACGATTATTGAAAGTTGGAAAGGAGAAGGTTTGTCCATTCACCTCGACCAAATTCAACCGAACACAGTGCAATCGACCATAGTTTGGAGAGGACTACCTGTGGAAGGTTGGACAGGACAAAATGAGTCTATTCACCTCGACCAAATATCTTCTGTAGTTTCGAGGGGAGTACAACATGAGTCTATGCACCTCGACCAAATTCAGCGGAAAGCGGTGCAATCTGTAGTAGTTTGGAGAGGACCACCTGTGAAAGGTTGGGGAGGAGAACATGAGTCTATTCACCTTGACCAAATTCAACAAAAACTGGTGCCATCTACAGCAGTTCGTAAAGGACCACCTGCGAAAGGTTGGGGAGGAAAACATGAGTCTATTCACCTCGACCAAACTCCACAAAAAGCGGTGCCATCTACGGTAGTTTGGAGAGGAACACCTGTGGAAGGTTGGGGAGAAAAACACGTGTCCGTGGAAGGTTGGGGAGAAAAACATGTGTCTGTTCACTTCGGTCGAGTAAAATCAAAGGGGACGCAATCTATTGTAGTTTGGGGAGGAACACCTGTGGAAGGTTGGGGACCAAAACATGTATCTACTCAACTCGACCAAATTCAACCAAAAGGGTTGCAAGATACTGAAGGTTGGGGAGGAATACAGCAGGCTACTCTTCCTGAACCCATCCGATCAAACGGAACGCAATCTGCAGATGGTTGGGGACAATGGGGAG GTGACAATGCGTCTTGTTCTTCTACGAAACATCTTTCTGTTCCAGCTCAGAAGCCGATTGGTATTATTCAGAAGTCTTCTCGACAAGAGCCAAACACCAGGCGGCGTCTGCGTTCCAATGGGTATAGAAATTTGTAG
- the LOC131301931 gene encoding uncharacterized protein LOC131301931 isoform X1 codes for MGKKSVLKKVKKLELKGTQKNQINSERIPALEEILLDVYAACHPKPIDYFNRKDLVRVFNAMAKEIYAFVSGNSDDIPVVEEFGSFLMDIFSPKSDLDLSVNFTNKDGDFPQEKKIQSLRKFAKKLYALRRKGHLSSVQPILSANVPILKIVDRGTGIECDISIENRDGILKSQIVRMISSIDGRFQKLCFLMKAWAKAHGINSSRDRTLNSLSIISLVAFHLQTRDPPILPPFSAIFEDGIDSAAVGKMINNLLDFGKMNKESLGELFITLLVKLASVEKLWPKGLCASIYEGSWIFKKWESTSKKKPDSKFGCISVEDFTDRSLNVARVVGKKQVEKINKLINRSIYYVSAFMDGQIQGSKLRALLFGSECIPALENRSTTNVDRKTVDSHLSLDPTMTKKMRTIGGWGEPERTTPFTLTKIVHWGGPPVKGWDGTIIESWKGEGLSIHLDQIQPNTVQSTIVWRGLPVEGWTGQNESIHLDQISSVVSRGVQHESMHLDQIQRKAVQSVVVWRGPPVKGWGGEHESIHLDQIQQKLVPSTAVRKGPPAKGWGGKHESIHLDQTPQKAVPSTVVWRGTPVEGWGEKHVSVEGWGEKHVSVHFGRVKSKGTQSIVVWGGTPVEGWGPKHVSTQLDQIQPKGLQDTEGWGGIQQATLPEPIRSNGTQSADGWGQWGGDNASCSSTKHLSVPAQKPIGIIQKSSRQEPNTRRRLRSNGYRNL; via the exons ATGGGAAAGAAAA GTGTACTTAAGAAAGTAAAGAAGCTTGAACTGAAGGGAACACAGAAGAACCAAATCAACTCTGAACGTATTCCTGCACTCGAGGAAATCCTTCTCGATGTCTATGCAGCTTGTCATCCAAAGCCAATTGACTATTTCAATCGCAAAGATTTGGTTCGAGTCTTTAATGCAATGGCAAAGGAAATCTATG CTTTTGTTTCAGGAAATTCTGACGACATTCCTGTCGTGGAGGAATTCGGCTCTTTCTTAATGGATATCTTCAGTCCCAAAAGTGATCTGGATTTGTCTGTTAATTTTACTAACAAGGACGGCGATTTCCCCCAAGAGAAGAAGATACAAAGTCTTCGgaaatttgcaaaaaagttatATGCCCTTCGAA GGAAGGGGCATCTTTCTAGTGTGCAGCCAATCTTGTCTGCGAATGTGCCCATTCTTAAAATTGTTGATCGAGGAACTGGAATTGAATGTGACATTTCAATTGAGAATAGAGACGGAATCCTGAAATCCCAGATTGTCCGCATGATTTCCTCAATCGATGGAAGGTTTCAGAAACTATGTTTTTTG ATGAAAGCTTGGGCAAAAGCACATGGGATTAACAGCTCAAGAGATCGAACTCTGAACTCTTTATCAATAATATCATTAGTAGCTTTCCATCTTCAG ACTCGTGATCCTCCTATATTACCTCCTTTCTCTGCAATATTCGAAG ATGGGATTGATTCAGCAGCTGTGGGAAAGATGATCAATAATCTTTTGGATTTCGGAAAAATGAATAAAGAATCCCTGGGGGAGCTCTTTATTACCCTACTTGTCAAG CTTGCATCAGTGGAAAAACTTTGGCCCAAAGGCCTGTGTGCCAGCATATATGAAGGATCTTGGATATTCAAAAAATGGGAGTcaacatcaaaaaagaaaccGGATTCTAAATTCGGCTGCATAAGT GTTGAGGATTTCACTGATCGATCTCTTAATGTTGCCCGAGTAGTAGGGAAAAAGCAAGTAGAAAAGATCAATAAGTTAATCAATCGTTCCATATATTATGTCTCTGCATTCATGGATGGCCAGATCCAAGGAAGCAAGTTAAGGGCACTGTTATTTGGTAGTGAATGTATACCCGCTCTAGAAAACAGAAGTACCACAAACGTTGACAGAAAAACAGTTGATTCTCATCTTTCTCTTGATCCTACCATGACAAAAAAGATGCGAACTATAGGAGGTTGGGGGGAACCAGAGAGAACTACTCCTTTTACCCTGACAAAAATTGTGCATTGGGGAGGACCACCCGTGAAAGGTTGGGATGGAACGATTATTGAAAGTTGGAAAGGAGAAGGTTTGTCCATTCACCTCGACCAAATTCAACCGAACACAGTGCAATCGACCATAGTTTGGAGAGGACTACCTGTGGAAGGTTGGACAGGACAAAATGAGTCTATTCACCTCGACCAAATATCTTCTGTAGTTTCGAGGGGAGTACAACATGAGTCTATGCACCTCGACCAAATTCAGCGGAAAGCGGTGCAATCTGTAGTAGTTTGGAGAGGACCACCTGTGAAAGGTTGGGGAGGAGAACATGAGTCTATTCACCTTGACCAAATTCAACAAAAACTGGTGCCATCTACAGCAGTTCGTAAAGGACCACCTGCGAAAGGTTGGGGAGGAAAACATGAGTCTATTCACCTCGACCAAACTCCACAAAAAGCGGTGCCATCTACGGTAGTTTGGAGAGGAACACCTGTGGAAGGTTGGGGAGAAAAACACGTGTCCGTGGAAGGTTGGGGAGAAAAACATGTGTCTGTTCACTTCGGTCGAGTAAAATCAAAGGGGACGCAATCTATTGTAGTTTGGGGAGGAACACCTGTGGAAGGTTGGGGACCAAAACATGTATCTACTCAACTCGACCAAATTCAACCAAAAGGGTTGCAAGATACTGAAGGTTGGGGAGGAATACAGCAGGCTACTCTTCCTGAACCCATCCGATCAAACGGAACGCAATCTGCAGATGGTTGGGGACAATGGGGAG GTGACAATGCGTCTTGTTCTTCTACGAAACATCTTTCTGTTCCAGCTCAGAAGCCGATTGGTATTATTCAGAAGTCTTCTCGACAAGAGCCAAACACCAGGCGGCGTCTGCGTTCCAATGGGTATAGAAATTTGTAG